The Armatimonadota bacterium genome contains a region encoding:
- a CDS encoding DUF3795 domain-containing protein, translated as MADQFMAHCGIDCEACTYRESAGCAGCLAAKGKPFWGECALAACCIGKGHDHCGECQEFPCATLNEYAYDPQNGDNGKRILNLRAWNEVGYDV; from the coding sequence ATGGCCGATCAGTTCATGGCGCACTGTGGTATTGACTGCGAAGCCTGCACGTACCGAGAGTCGGCGGGCTGTGCCGGTTGTTTGGCAGCCAAAGGGAAGCCGTTCTGGGGTGAGTGCGCGCTGGCCGCGTGCTGCATCGGAAAGGGGCATGACCACTGCGGGGAGTGTCAGGAGTTCCCGTGCGCGACGCTGAATGAGTACGCGTACGATCCCCAGAACGGCGACAACGGCAAGCGCATCCTCAACCTGAGAGCCTGGAATGAAGTCGGGTACGATGTTTGA
- a CDS encoding crosslink repair DNA glycosylase YcaQ family protein — translation MSLSKEVIFAERLRRQRLLKPVKTRADYLALFSLLQPVSPPYFSYPGSPPSMTHRAVSDMELAERFRERRGLVKGRFLNKTIGYVLADDLELYANAFCRPLGKMTTMQRRVYDALATAGPLTPRQISEETDLLNKEVMPGLHRLQEAFLVYEDQLTTDWERGWYLFGSEWPEITIEKERWEPAGSEVLLRFLTGHVFATTRQIKDWSGWAVKDLNRLLAGLEARDAVVPITIRALGEGWLRPEDANLPADPVPPTVFMLHRADPLVRSHVTELRERYRGIEVLQYLLIDGAFQGAVSGHWRIGPHDVEDIIVDLSRGERAGRKAEIMQAVAWKYHLPSHRILRYAGEPLAA, via the coding sequence GTGAGTCTCAGCAAGGAAGTGATCTTCGCTGAACGTCTTCGTCGGCAGCGGCTGCTGAAGCCGGTGAAGACACGCGCGGACTACCTGGCGCTGTTTTCGCTGCTGCAGCCCGTTTCCCCGCCGTACTTCTCCTATCCGGGAAGCCCTCCGAGCATGACGCATCGCGCTGTCTCTGACATGGAACTGGCAGAGCGTTTCCGCGAGCGTCGTGGATTGGTGAAAGGGCGCTTCCTTAACAAGACGATCGGCTACGTGTTAGCGGATGACCTGGAGCTGTACGCCAACGCGTTCTGCCGGCCGCTGGGCAAGATGACGACGATGCAACGACGGGTCTACGATGCGCTCGCGACTGCCGGCCCGCTAACCCCCCGCCAGATCAGCGAGGAAACCGACCTGCTGAATAAGGAAGTCATGCCTGGACTGCACCGGCTGCAAGAGGCATTCCTCGTTTACGAAGACCAGCTCACGACCGATTGGGAACGCGGGTGGTATCTCTTCGGTTCCGAGTGGCCGGAGATCACCATTGAGAAGGAGCGTTGGGAGCCGGCTGGCTCCGAGGTGCTGCTCCGCTTCCTCACGGGCCATGTCTTCGCTACCACGCGGCAGATCAAGGACTGGTCAGGCTGGGCGGTGAAGGACCTCAATCGTCTCCTTGCCGGGCTTGAGGCACGGGACGCCGTCGTTCCGATCACCATCAGAGCCCTTGGCGAAGGCTGGTTGCGGCCCGAGGATGCAAACCTGCCGGCTGATCCCGTGCCGCCGACAGTCTTCATGCTCCACAGAGCCGACCCGCTCGTGCGCTCTCATGTCACTGAGTTGAGAGAACGATACAGAGGCATCGAGGTGTTGCAGTACCTGCTCATCGACGGCGCCTTCCAAGGCGCAGTCTCCGGCCACTGGCGCATTGGGCCCCATGATGTTGAAGACATCATCGTTGATCTCAGCCGTGGTGAGCGCGCTGGCAGGAAGGCGGAGATCATGCAGGCAGTCGCTTGGAAGTACCACCTGCCATCCCATCGCATTCTTCGCTACGCGGGAGAGCCCCTGGCCGCTTGA
- a CDS encoding gamma-glutamyl-gamma-aminobutyrate hydrolase family protein (Members of this family of hydrolases with an active site Cys residue belong to MEROPS family C26.), whose product MAFTTPLIAVTGKRAPGSDVWTPRSAYLGALESAGAAHLAIQRREELGVAAGLLLTGGGDIAPWRYGRAAQPRLGPVDEERDELELELVADAQAGDLPVLAICRGMQVLVVAHGGRLWQDLPSELPHSLDHGRGAGRGAGAERASHQVLLGAGTVAAAAVGAVRAEVNSSHHQAAQTVGDRLVISGWGPDGVIEAVEMPGARFVLAVQWHPEDILECAGQAGIFAAFVAAARRR is encoded by the coding sequence ATGGCATTCACCACACCGCTGATCGCCGTGACCGGTAAACGCGCCCCCGGCTCCGACGTCTGGACGCCGCGGTCGGCCTATCTGGGTGCGCTGGAAAGCGCCGGCGCGGCGCACCTGGCGATCCAGCGCCGTGAGGAGCTGGGGGTCGCCGCCGGCCTCCTGCTCACCGGCGGCGGCGACATTGCGCCGTGGCGCTACGGGCGCGCGGCCCAGCCCCGGCTGGGGCCGGTGGACGAGGAGCGGGACGAACTCGAGCTGGAGCTGGTCGCGGACGCCCAGGCGGGCGACTTGCCGGTGCTGGCGATTTGCCGCGGGATGCAGGTGCTGGTGGTCGCGCACGGGGGCAGGTTATGGCAGGACTTGCCCTCGGAGCTGCCGCACAGTCTCGACCACGGGCGCGGTGCGGGGCGCGGGGCAGGCGCGGAACGAGCATCACACCAGGTGCTGCTGGGCGCGGGCACCGTCGCAGCGGCCGCCGTCGGCGCTGTTCGAGCGGAGGTCAACAGCAGTCACCATCAAGCCGCCCAGACCGTCGGCGACCGCCTCGTGATCTCCGGCTGGGGGCCTGATGGCGTGATCGAAGCCGTGGAGATGCCCGGCGCGCGCTTTGTCCTCGCTGTGCAGTGGCATCCGGAAGACATCCTGGAGTGCGCGGGGCAGGCTGGGATCTTCGCCGCGTTCGTCGCTGCGGCGCGCCGCCGATAG
- a CDS encoding class II fructose-bisphosphate aldolase, producing the protein MLVPSKTIIEEAVKGNYAVGAFNAVNMESAQAIFAAAERERAPFIIQITQTTLAYTEPEELFAVIRALADRATVPVAAHLDHGRSFDVVMRFLRLGMTSVMIDGSLQEDGKTPRSDQENIEVTCKVVEAAHALGVTVEGEIGRLGVIEAAHEDHLTVPAEAKRFVEDTGVDLLAVGIGTTHGLYKGTPVIDHARLAEIHAVTPVPLVMHGGTGVPDDAVRKAVPLGIRKVNIDTQIRVAFFDAIGVQVHKTEKEHAEAEAKGGVRKYDIRKLLGPARDAMIEAIADRMRVFGAAGKA; encoded by the coding sequence ATGCTAGTGCCGAGCAAGACCATCATCGAAGAAGCAGTGAAGGGCAACTATGCGGTGGGCGCCTTCAACGCCGTCAACATGGAGAGCGCACAGGCGATCTTCGCCGCCGCCGAGCGCGAGCGCGCGCCCTTTATCATCCAAATCACGCAGACGACCCTGGCCTACACCGAGCCCGAGGAGCTATTCGCCGTCATCCGTGCCCTTGCCGACCGCGCAACGGTGCCCGTCGCCGCGCATCTCGACCACGGGCGCTCCTTCGACGTCGTGATGCGCTTCCTACGCCTGGGGATGACCTCGGTCATGATTGACGGTTCGCTGCAGGAGGATGGCAAGACGCCGCGCTCCGACCAGGAGAATATCGAGGTCACGTGCAAGGTGGTGGAGGCCGCCCACGCCCTCGGCGTCACCGTCGAGGGTGAGATCGGTCGCCTGGGCGTCATCGAGGCCGCGCATGAGGACCATCTGACCGTCCCCGCCGAAGCCAAGCGCTTCGTGGAGGACACCGGCGTGGATCTGCTCGCGGTAGGCATCGGCACCACCCATGGACTCTACAAGGGCACCCCCGTTATTGACCATGCTCGCCTGGCCGAGATTCATGCGGTCACGCCGGTTCCGCTGGTCATGCACGGCGGCACCGGCGTCCCCGACGACGCGGTGCGCAAGGCGGTGCCCCTGGGCATCCGCAAAGTCAACATAGACACCCAGATTCGCGTTGCGTTCTTCGACGCGATCGGGGTGCAAGTCCACAAGACGGAGAAGGAGCACGCCGAGGCCGAGGCCAAGGGCGGCGTGCGTAAGTACGACATCCGCAAGCTGCTCGGCCCCGCGCGCGACGCGATGATCGAGGCCATCGCCGACCGCATGCGGGTTTTCGGCGCCGCCGGCAAGGCGTGA
- a CDS encoding DNA-processing protein DprA, translated as MIPRRLAWLALNHIPGAGAVTLLRLASRFGSPEAALEATTEDLIAVGSLTPAQATALRHLAADGGRLEKLEQRLQEAGIWLVTADDQAYPTNLRSLRDAPPLLYVRGSFAPADDAGVAIVGTRSPSQHGASVAADIARSLAGRGVTVVSGLALGVDGAAHRGALAAAGRTVAVLGSGLERVTPSRHRSLAEEVAGAGALVSEVPTGMLASRETLLARNRIQAGLARAVIVAQCRRGGGSFATAKRALQAGRPVLAVTWKEPEFAAGVERLETMGARAASTSEVARLAAQAAFDPLPRTPQLPLNDAA; from the coding sequence ATGATCCCCCGCAGGCTCGCCTGGCTTGCCCTGAACCATATTCCCGGCGCTGGCGCGGTCACGCTGCTTCGGCTCGCGTCGCGTTTCGGATCTCCTGAAGCGGCGCTGGAAGCCACCACGGAGGACCTCATCGCGGTCGGCTCCCTCACTCCCGCCCAGGCGACCGCCCTGCGGCACTTGGCCGCCGACGGCGGGCGACTGGAGAAGCTGGAGCAGCGGCTGCAGGAGGCCGGGATATGGCTGGTGACCGCGGATGACCAGGCTTATCCAACCAATCTGCGGAGCTTGCGCGACGCTCCTCCCCTACTGTACGTGCGCGGCTCATTCGCGCCGGCGGACGACGCCGGGGTGGCAATCGTCGGCACTCGCAGCCCCTCGCAGCATGGAGCCTCAGTCGCCGCGGACATCGCCCGATCGCTTGCCGGGCGCGGCGTCACCGTGGTCAGCGGCCTGGCCCTGGGCGTTGATGGCGCTGCCCACCGCGGTGCCCTGGCGGCGGCCGGGCGTACCGTCGCCGTGCTGGGCAGCGGCCTCGAGCGGGTGACGCCAAGCCGGCACCGCAGCCTGGCGGAAGAGGTGGCGGGCGCGGGTGCGCTGGTATCGGAGGTGCCGACGGGCATGCTCGCGAGCCGAGAGACCCTGCTCGCCCGCAACCGCATCCAGGCCGGCCTTGCCAGGGCGGTCATCGTCGCGCAGTGCAGGCGGGGCGGGGGCAGCTTCGCCACCGCCAAGCGCGCACTCCAGGCGGGGCGTCCCGTTCTCGCCGTGACGTGGAAGGAACCGGAATTTGCGGCCGGCGTCGAGCGCCTGGAGACAATGGGAGCGCGCGCCGCGAGTACCTCCGAGGTCGCACGCCTCGCCGCCCAGGCCGCCTTCGATCCGCTGCCGCGGACGCCGCAGCTTCCGTTGAACGACGCCGCGTGA
- a CDS encoding S-methyl-5'-thioinosine phosphorylase — MRFGIIGGTGFYAIGEAVETRSVETAYGTVLVDLTPFGGEEVAFIARHGREHAVPPHQINHRANIAALRALGVERILASAAVGSLNSSIQPGELALPSQFIDFTHGRTSTFFEGARGQSPFGDSPSVRHVDMTEPYCPDLREAMQRAGRFLEQALHPSVVYVCTQGPRFETPAEIEMFRRLGGDVVGMTGVPEAPLAREAGLCYAALAVVANYAAGMSQEPLRHGQISSHMAGQVAVVKRVFADMIAAWKEPPAPSPGAGRCGNCAATGDAE, encoded by the coding sequence ATGCGATTCGGGATCATCGGCGGCACGGGCTTCTACGCGATCGGGGAGGCGGTCGAGACGCGATCCGTCGAGACGGCCTACGGCACGGTCTTGGTTGACCTGACCCCCTTTGGCGGCGAGGAGGTCGCTTTCATCGCGCGCCACGGGCGGGAGCACGCGGTGCCCCCGCACCAGATAAACCACCGCGCAAACATCGCGGCGCTGAGGGCGCTCGGCGTCGAACGCATCCTGGCTTCGGCGGCGGTCGGTTCCCTCAACTCGTCCATCCAGCCGGGGGAGCTCGCTCTCCCGTCGCAGTTTATTGATTTCACCCACGGCCGCACGAGCACGTTTTTCGAGGGTGCAAGGGGACAGTCCCCATTCGGGGACAGTCCCTCGGTGCGGCATGTGGACATGACCGAGCCCTACTGCCCCGACCTGCGCGAGGCGATGCAGCGCGCGGGGCGCTTTCTGGAGCAGGCCTTGCATCCGTCGGTGGTGTACGTGTGCACCCAGGGGCCGCGCTTCGAGACGCCGGCCGAGATCGAGATGTTTCGCCGCCTGGGCGGAGACGTGGTGGGAATGACGGGCGTGCCTGAGGCCCCCCTCGCGCGTGAAGCCGGCCTGTGCTACGCAGCCCTCGCGGTCGTCGCCAATTACGCGGCAGGGATGTCGCAGGAGCCGCTACGACATGGGCAGATATCGTCACACATGGCCGGGCAGGTGGCGGTCGTCAAGCGCGTATTCGCCGACATGATAGCGGCCTGGAAGGAGCCGCCGGCGCCCTCCCCGGGCGCCGGGCGATGCGGCAACTGCGCGGCCACCGGCGACGCCGAATGA
- a CDS encoding stalk domain-containing protein, translating into MCCGMRIHKAILVAVLSVVTVALRSDASVGATSLDEARAMVKGAYDANRRGDHAEAVRLAGMVVSEKGDLAAYWAGPNAKHPAPEADIQDPVAFVRAQLQAARDTGAELNLEIAGTRARAELLRGYVGIGDWWAAARLAEEIVRENPRANLTWGDLWVARKHLAAGNPSFPWVLVLSAPGGRYLSSRRPVVESDVVWTEVRALAEMPDSRVQWDAGQRCATVAVGGRSFGFRPDSVEVGVDGKTIVAPQAPRMQDGRTWVSVEALTAAGFWSQSYPEARMVIVGIGPGAATIQGGGAGIEGR; encoded by the coding sequence ATGTGCTGCGGCATGCGCATCCACAAGGCCATATTGGTCGCGGTGCTGTCGGTGGTTACCGTCGCCTTGCGGTCAGACGCATCGGTCGGTGCGACTTCCCTGGATGAGGCCCGTGCAATGGTCAAGGGCGCGTATGACGCGAACCGGCGCGGGGATCATGCGGAAGCGGTGCGGCTGGCGGGCATGGTGGTAAGTGAAAAGGGCGACCTGGCGGCGTACTGGGCAGGCCCCAACGCCAAGCACCCGGCGCCCGAGGCGGACATCCAGGACCCCGTAGCCTTCGTCCGCGCCCAACTCCAGGCCGCGCGCGACACCGGCGCGGAGCTCAACCTCGAGATCGCGGGCACGCGCGCCCGCGCTGAGTTGCTGCGCGGCTACGTCGGCATCGGCGACTGGTGGGCCGCGGCGCGCCTGGCCGAGGAGATCGTGCGCGAGAATCCGCGCGCCAACCTCACCTGGGGAGACCTGTGGGTCGCCCGCAAGCATCTAGCGGCGGGGAATCCGTCCTTCCCGTGGGTGTTGGTCCTCTCCGCGCCAGGCGGCCGCTATCTGTCTTCGCGCCGCCCGGTGGTGGAGAGCGATGTGGTGTGGACCGAGGTGCGCGCGCTGGCGGAGATGCCCGACAGCCGCGTTCAATGGGACGCCGGTCAGCGCTGCGCGACCGTTGCGGTGGGGGGACGGAGCTTCGGTTTCCGACCGGATTCGGTGGAGGTGGGAGTGGACGGGAAGACAATCGTGGCGCCCCAAGCGCCGCGGATGCAGGACGGGCGCACCTGGGTCTCGGTGGAGGCGCTCACCGCCGCGGGCTTCTGGAGCCAGAGCTACCCGGAGGCACGGATGGTGATCGTCGGCATCGGCCCCGGCGCAGCGACGATCCAAGGCGGCGGCGCTGGAATCGAGGGGCGATGA
- a CDS encoding glycoside hydrolase family 2 protein — MSGSLCLNGRWGLTYAEGVPRMDADSLTAPVLRGRRLLEARVPAPIHQVLMEAGLLDDPNVGLNSLRARWVEEQFWVYHHTFEAPAEAAEQTAWLVFERLEWDAVVLLNGEKIGRHANAHLPARFNVTGNLRAGENLVVVKTEAGLHAAADQSAAAYAPSEIDRLTKRQLQRKPQYQCGWDWNPRLMNVGILGDVRLEWRATPRLDQVTVFAVPSDDLSTAMMYVRATVEGIEEEPVEATLRARIVDTGQEVTAPLTITPGESRHEVTLMISAPRLWWPVGHGEQFRYTVEVALEAEGETQTVTRRTGVRRVEMDQSPHPVEGRYCVLKLNHRPVFCRGGNWVPPDLLYSAVTAERYRKLVELAVGANFNMLRVWGGGTFADHALLDACDEAGVLIWHDFLFACAKYPGDDPAFAAEVRREVTWAVRELAHHPSLVVWCGNNEIEWGDWDWAYDSRYKTHPHYAIFHHDLPRIVRAEDPSKSHWISSPYSPDYKHPNDPTVGDQHPWGVSILTPGAADWWAYRGCVDRFPNEGGVIGASSPATLCQFLPENERYLLSPSWEHHDNPLACTDADPDQIGRAYATVELWLGRDPLTMEWQDYAFASALLQAEGLQEYIANYRRRMFSSAAAVFWSYNDSWPVTHGWTIVDYYLRRKLAYHPVRRAFQPVTVVAAEEDGVVTIWGVNDTPQEWSGELRYGIFALAGGLPRDETLAVTLAANASSPLARFERAEWDTAGLTKNGAFAVLLAEGPPIAQHRLFLERFKDLAFAEPCITTTVAGDTLTLTSDAFAWGVCLDVEGEVPLADNCFDLIPGVPYLMPWRAGSGEPRVVRLGNRDAVAPLARG; from the coding sequence ATGAGCGGATCATTGTGTCTGAATGGCAGGTGGGGGCTAACCTACGCCGAGGGCGTGCCGCGGATGGATGCAGACAGCCTGACCGCCCCGGTGCTGCGGGGCCGACGCTTGCTGGAGGCGCGCGTGCCGGCGCCCATCCACCAGGTGCTGATGGAGGCGGGACTGCTCGATGATCCGAACGTCGGCTTGAACTCCCTGCGGGCGCGCTGGGTGGAGGAGCAGTTCTGGGTCTATCACCACACATTCGAGGCGCCGGCGGAAGCGGCCGAGCAAACCGCGTGGCTGGTGTTCGAGCGCCTGGAATGGGACGCCGTAGTGCTGCTCAACGGCGAGAAGATCGGCCGCCACGCCAACGCCCATCTCCCCGCACGCTTCAATGTCACCGGCAACCTGCGCGCGGGCGAGAACCTGGTGGTGGTGAAGACCGAGGCCGGATTGCACGCGGCCGCGGATCAGTCCGCAGCGGCGTACGCTCCCAGCGAGATAGACCGCCTGACCAAGCGCCAACTACAGCGCAAGCCCCAGTACCAGTGCGGATGGGATTGGAACCCCCGCCTGATGAACGTCGGCATCCTGGGCGACGTGCGCCTGGAGTGGCGCGCGACCCCGCGCCTCGACCAGGTGACGGTCTTCGCGGTTCCCAGCGATGATCTCTCCACCGCGATGATGTACGTGCGCGCTACCGTGGAGGGCATCGAGGAAGAGCCGGTGGAGGCCACCCTGCGCGCGCGCATCGTGGACACCGGGCAGGAAGTCACGGCGCCGCTGACGATCACCCCCGGGGAGAGCCGCCACGAGGTGACGCTGATGATCTCCGCCCCCCGGTTGTGGTGGCCCGTCGGGCACGGCGAGCAGTTCCGCTACACCGTCGAGGTGGCGCTGGAGGCCGAGGGGGAGACCCAAACCGTCACCCGCCGAACGGGCGTCCGCCGCGTGGAGATGGATCAGTCGCCGCACCCGGTGGAGGGCCGTTACTGCGTGCTCAAACTTAACCATCGCCCCGTCTTCTGCAGAGGCGGCAACTGGGTGCCGCCGGACCTGCTGTACAGCGCGGTCACTGCCGAACGCTACCGCAAGCTGGTGGAGCTGGCAGTCGGGGCCAATTTCAACATGCTGCGGGTGTGGGGCGGCGGGACCTTCGCCGACCATGCGCTGCTGGACGCCTGTGACGAGGCAGGGGTGCTGATTTGGCACGATTTCCTGTTCGCTTGCGCGAAGTATCCGGGTGACGATCCCGCGTTCGCAGCGGAGGTGCGGCGCGAGGTCACCTGGGCGGTGCGCGAGCTGGCGCACCACCCGTCGCTGGTGGTGTGGTGCGGCAACAATGAGATCGAGTGGGGGGACTGGGACTGGGCCTACGACAGCCGCTACAAGACGCATCCGCACTACGCGATCTTCCACCACGACCTTCCGCGGATCGTGCGCGCCGAGGATCCCTCCAAGTCGCACTGGATTAGCTCGCCGTATTCTCCCGACTACAAGCATCCCAATGACCCGACAGTGGGTGACCAGCATCCGTGGGGCGTGTCAATCCTCACGCCGGGGGCCGCCGACTGGTGGGCATACCGCGGCTGCGTTGATCGCTTCCCCAACGAGGGCGGGGTGATCGGCGCGTCCTCGCCCGCGACCCTGTGCCAGTTCCTGCCGGAGAACGAGCGGTATCTCCTGTCGCCGAGCTGGGAGCACCACGATAATCCGCTGGCGTGCACCGACGCCGACCCGGACCAGATCGGCAGGGCCTACGCCACCGTCGAGCTGTGGCTCGGCCGCGACCCGCTGACGATGGAGTGGCAGGACTACGCGTTTGCCAGCGCCTTGCTGCAGGCCGAGGGCTTGCAGGAGTATATCGCCAACTACCGGCGACGCATGTTCAGCAGCGCGGCGGCGGTGTTCTGGAGCTACAACGACTCCTGGCCGGTGACCCACGGTTGGACGATTGTGGACTACTACCTGCGGCGCAAGCTCGCCTACCATCCAGTGCGCCGGGCGTTCCAGCCGGTGACGGTGGTGGCGGCGGAGGAGGACGGTGTGGTTACGATATGGGGCGTCAACGATACGCCGCAGGAGTGGTCGGGCGAGCTGCGGTACGGCATCTTCGCGCTGGCCGGCGGCTTGCCCCGTGACGAGACGCTGGCGGTGACCCTGGCCGCTAACGCCTCCTCTCCACTCGCCCGTTTCGAGCGCGCGGAATGGGACACCGCGGGCCTGACGAAGAACGGCGCGTTCGCGGTCCTACTCGCCGAGGGGCCGCCGATCGCCCAGCACCGGCTCTTCCTCGAGCGTTTCAAGGACCTCGCGTTCGCCGAACCCTGCATCACGACGACGGTCGCCGGCGACACGCTGACGTTGACCTCCGACGCCTTCGCCTGGGGCGTGTGCCTCGACGTGGAGGGGGAGGTCCCGCTGGCGGACAACTGCTTTGACCTCATACCGGGTGTGCCATACCTCATGCCCTGGCGTGCTGGTTCGGGGGAGCCGCGCGTCGTGCGCCTGGGCAACCGCGACGCGGTTGCGCCCTTGGCGCGCGGCTGA